One region of Gorilla gorilla gorilla isolate KB3781 chromosome 13, NHGRI_mGorGor1-v2.1_pri, whole genome shotgun sequence genomic DNA includes:
- the CORO2A gene encoding coronin-2A, whose amino-acid sequence MSWHPQYRSSKFRHVFGKPASKENCYDSVPITRSVHDNHFCAVNPHFIAVVTECAGGGAFLVIPLHQTGKLDPYYPKVCGHRGNVLDVKWNPFDDFEIASCSEDATIKIWSIPKQLLTRNLTACRKELVGHARRVGLVEWHPTAANILFSAGYDYKVMIWNLDTKEPLITSPMSTISCHQDVILSMSFNTNGSLLATTCKDRKIRVIDPRAGTVLQEASYKGHRASKVLFLGNLKKLMSTGTSRWNNRQVALWDQDNLSVPLMEEDLDGSSGVLFPFYDADTSILYVVGKGDGNIRYYEVSADKPHLSYLTEYRSYNPQKGIGVMPKRGLDVSSCEIFRFYKLITTKSLIEPISMIVPRRSESYQEDIYPPTAGAQPSLTAQEWLSGMNRDPILVSLRPGSELLRPHPLPAERPVFNSMAPASPQLLNQTEKLAAEDGWRSSSLLEEKTPRWAAEHRLEEKKTWLTNGFDVFECPPPKTENELLQMFYRQQEEIRRLRELLTQREVQAKQLELEIKNLRMGSEQL is encoded by the exons ATGTCATGGCACCCCCAGTACCGGAGCTCCAAGTTCCGTCATGTCTTTGGCAAACCAGCCAGCAAGGAGAACTGCTACGACTCCGTGCCTATCACCCGCAGCGTTCACGACAACCATTTCTGTGCCGTGAACCCCCACTTCATTGCAGTTGTGACTGAGTGTGCTGGTGGAGGGGCCTTCCTCGTCATCCCCCTGCACCAG ACAGGGAAGTTGGACCCCTACTACCCAAAGGTCTGCGGGCACAGAGGCAACGTTTTGGATGTCAAGTGGAACCCTTTTGATGATTTTGAGATTGCCTCCTGTTCTGAAGATGCCACA ATTAAGATCTGGAGCATCCCCAAGCAGCTGCTGACCAGGAACCTCACGGCCTGCAGGAAGGAACTCGTGGGCCATGCGCGCAGAGTGGGCCTGGTGGAGTGGCACCCCACGGCCGCCAACATCCTCTTCAGTGCTGGCTATGACTACAAG GTGATGATCTGGAACCTGGATACAAAGGAGCCTCTCATCACAAGCCCCATGAGTACGATTAGCTGTCACCAAGATGTGATCCTCTCCATGTCCTTCAACACCAACGGCAGTCTGCTGGCCACCACCTGCAAAGACCGCAAGATTCGGGTCATTGACCCCCGAGCAGGGACCGTCCTCCAG GAGGCCAGCTACAAAGGGCACCGGGCCAGCAAAGTGCTGTTTCTGGGGAACCTGAAGAAGCTGATGTCCACGGGCACATCCCGATGGAACAACCGGCAGGTGGCCCTGTGGGACCAG gataacctctctgtgcctctgatGGAGGAGGACCTGGACGGCTCCTCAGGCGTGCTGTTTCCCTTCTATGACGCAGACACCAGCATTCTCTACGTGGTGGGGAAG ggaGATGGCAACATCCGCTACTACGAGGTGAGCGCCGACAAGCCTCACCTGAGCTACCTGACTGAGTACCGCTCCTATAACCCACAGAAGGGGATCG GTGTCATGCCAAAGAGAGGACTCGACGTGTCCTCTTGCGAGATCTTCCGCTTCTACAAGCTGATCACAACCAAAAGCCTCATCGAGCCCATCTCCATGATTGTGCCCCGGCGA TCAGAATCCTACCAAGAGGACATATACCCTCCAACAGCAGGGGCCCAGCCCTCCCTGACGGCCCAGGAGTGGCTCAGCGGGATGAATCGAG ACCCAATCCTGGTGTCCCTTAGGCCTGGCTCTGAGCTGCTGAGACCCCACCCACTGCCTGCAGAGAGACCTGTCTTCAATTCCATGGCCCCAGCCTCACCCCAGCTCTTGAATCAGACAGAAAAGCTGGCTGCAGAAGATGGCTGGAGGTCTTCCTCCCTGTTGGAGGAGAAGACGCCAAGGTGGGCAGCAGAACACAGGCTGGAGGAGAAGAAAACCTGGCTGACAAATGGCTTTGACGTTTTCGAATGCCCCCCACCAAAGACAGAGAATGAG TTGCTGCAGATGTTCTACCGGCAACAGGAGGAGATCCGAAGGCTCCGGGAGCTGTTGACCCAGCGAGAGGTCCAGGCCAAACAGTTGGAACTGGAGATCAAAAACTTGCGGATGGGCTCAGAGCAGCTCTGA